A region of the Abditibacteriota bacterium genome:
GTTTACCTCGGTCCAGATCTACGTTTTCTGGAACGATTTTGAGCCGGCTTGCGGCCGGTTTGACTGGTCTTATTACGACCGCATGGTCCGGCTGATCAAGGAAGCGGGGCTCAGGTGGGTGCCCTTTATCCTCATGGGGCCCCGTTACGCCGCCCCCAAGTGGCGCCTGGAGGAGGAGAGCTTTGTGCCCCTCCGGTGTCTGGAGCACGGCAAGGACTGCCCCATCGAGTCTATCTGGAACCCGGCCTTCAGGGCCCACGTGTCCCGGGTGCTCAGGGCTTTTGCCGACCACTATATGCCCATGGACGTCATAGAGTCGGTGATGCCCGGCATCTGCGGCGACTACGGCGAAGCCATCTTTCCCGTGAGGGGCAACTGGCCCGGGGCCTATCACGGCCACGACGGCTTTTGGTGCGGCGGAGACGACGCCGCGGAGGACTTCAGGAGCTGGCTCAGGAGCAAATACGGCACCGCCGACGCCCTGAACAAGGCCTGGCGCAGCCACTTCGGCTCCTTTGAGGAGGTCCGCCCGGAGCCCATTCACACTCTGCCCTCCCGCACCGCCCATCTGGACCAGGTCACCTGGTACCGGGAGGCCATGAGCCTCTACAGCCGCTTTTGGCTGGACGAATGCCGCAAGGCCTTCGGCGACAGCGTGTCCCTCTACATGTGCACCGGCGGCTGGGAGGAGCCCTGGCACGGCTCCTGCTTTGCCGACCAGGCCAAATACGCCGCCGAGTTCCGGGGCGGCCTGCGGCTCACCAACGAATGCAACAAGTTTTACGAAAACATAGTCCGCACCATCTACACCTGGTCCGCCTGCCAGTTTTACGGCGCATATATGGGCCTGGAGCCCGTGGGCCCCATCACTCCCCGGGGCTTCCGGGAGAGAGTGTTCGGCTCCATGGCCTACCGCAACGGCCAGATGCACAGCTACTACGGCAACGTGTTCGACGGCCTCAGCTGCCGGGTCAATAAGGCAGATTGGGAGATGCTCCTCAAACACGCCGACCCCGGCAAGACCCCCAAGTCCATCGCGGTGTTTTATCCCTCCGACCGCAGCGTGCTGGACGGCGAGATGCCCGCCGAGTTCAACGAGGCCGTGAAGCTGCTGAGAAAATACTATCCCATCAGCATGGTCAGCGAGCAGATGATCCTGGACGGCGCCCTTGACGAGACAGAGGTGCTCATCATGGCCTACGCCAAGTCCACCCGCAGCGAGGTGCTGCAGCTCATCGCAGAGTGGGCCCGGACCAGGGGCAAGGCCCTGCTGTCCAACGGCCCCGTGCTGGACGTGGAGCTCCGGCACGTGGCGGAGTTCGACGCTCTGTTCGGCATGAACGGGGACACCGACTGGGCCACCGGCCACGTGGACCACATAGTCCACGAGACGGAGGGACTCCCCAACGTATGCTCCATCGACAAGATACACGTGATGGACAGCTACGTGAACTTTGACCCCGGCACGGTGCTCATA
Encoded here:
- a CDS encoding beta-galactosidase — translated: MELVTGGARFGQPDEKEALANLKKMGFTSVQIYVFWNDFEPACGRFDWSYYDRMVRLIKEAGLRWVPFILMGPRYAAPKWRLEEESFVPLRCLEHGKDCPIESIWNPAFRAHVSRVLRAFADHYMPMDVIESVMPGICGDYGEAIFPVRGNWPGAYHGHDGFWCGGDDAAEDFRSWLRSKYGTADALNKAWRSHFGSFEEVRPEPIHTLPSRTAHLDQVTWYREAMSLYSRFWLDECRKAFGDSVSLYMCTGGWEEPWHGSCFADQAKYAAEFRGGLRLTNECNKFYENIVRTIYTWSACQFYGAYMGLEPVGPITPRGFRERVFGSMAYRNGQMHSYYGNVFDGLSCRVNKADWEMLLKHADPGKTPKSIAVFYPSDRSVLDGEMPAEFNEAVKLLRKYYPISMVSEQMILDGALDETEVLIMAYAKSTRSEVLQLIAEWARTRGKALLSNGPVLDVELRHVAEFDALFGMNGDTDWATGHVDHIVHETEGLPNVCSIDKIHVMDSYVNFDPGTVLIASNKPVDMRAGMQVPECSCLFMKTTDAGCRCIMYSGDCDMEYDAEKEFPSALAFPALLKDAAAMAGIEPWELKPGEVAKADLPAGTLTLTENDIRLE